Part of the Cloacibacterium caeni genome is shown below.
GTTATAAATGTTAAATATTAGTGGGCAAATTTATGTGAAAAATATGAAAATTGAACCAAAATTGCGCCCCAGATTGAAGTGAAGCTCTTTTATTTTTTTGCTAGAAAACCCTTTCTGCGTTTTTTGCATATTAAGATTAACGCAGAAAGGGTTGAGCATTGGGAAAAATAAAAAGCGGGAACGTAAAGCTGGAAATGTGCGCCAAAAAAACTATAAACTAATTCCTTAAAACTAATCCCTAATCCTTATCTTTGCAAAAAATAATTTTAACATGAAATTTTTTATTGATACAGCTAATCTAGACCAAATTAGAGAAGCACAAGATTTAGGAATTCTAGACGGTGTTACGACCAATCCAAGTTTAATGGCGAAAGAAGGCATTTCTGGAGCTGAAGCGATTAAAAATCATTACAAAACGATTTGCGAAATCGTAGATGGTGATATTTCTGCGGAAGTTCTAAGTACTACTTACGAAGAAATGATAAAAGAAGGCGAAGAATTGGCTGCAATTCACCCAAACATCGTGGTAAAAATTCCTATGATTAAAGACGGAATTAAAGCTTTAAAATATTTTACAGATAAAGGAATTAAAACCAACTGTACTTTAATTTTCTCTGCTGGACAAGCGCTTCTTGCTGCAAAAGCTGGTGCTACTTACGTTTCTCCTTTCTTAGGAAGATTAGATGATGTTTCTACAGACGGATTAGCATTAATAGAAGAAATTAGAATTATTTTTGATAACTACGATTACAAAACTGAAATTCTAGCAGCTTCTATCCGTCATTCTATGCACATTATCAACTGTGCAAAAATTGGTGCAGATGTAGTAACTACACCTCTTGCTCCGATTTTATCTTTACTAAAACACCCTTTAACTGACAACGGTTTAGCTCAATTTATTGCAGATTCTAAAAAGATGATGTAATAAAGATGCTGGATGTTAGATGTTGGAAGATAGATGATAAAAAACTCAAAATTTACTTCCTTTAGGATTGAGGCTAATAAATTTTGAGTTTTCTAAAAATAAAAATCCTGAAAATTTAGATTTTCAGGATTTTATATTTTTCATTGAAGCAAGTCTAACTCTAAAAGATTGTTGTCTCGCTTGTTATTTTCTTTTACTTGTTGTTCTCTTCTTTTAATCATTTCCGATGCAGAAATTTCGTTTCCGTTTTGGTCTCTGAACTGAAGTACTGCTCCATTCGCCATCGCCATTTTCATGGATTTTGCTGGATCATTTCGGTCTTCTAGAAATATTTTTTTGTACTGTTCTTGATTAACTTCTATATATTTATCATTACCTACAAATTCTGAAACTTTTTGAATTTCCTCTTTATATTTTCCTACTGCTTTTAGTTCAAAAACGTGAGATTGAGTAGCATCTTCCAGCTTCACAATCAATCCTGGTAATCCTCTAAATTTATAAGGACCATCTTGAAAAGGCAATTCCTCGGTGAACCAAGCCGTCCATTTTCTTCCTGCAAATTCTGTAACCGCTTTTTGTGCCTCGAACTCTCCTATTTTTTGTTTTTCTGGAAGAATTTTCCACTGAATTTTTCTTTTGTCCCAAACTTTATAAGCATCCATTCCGCTTCTGGTTAATGAAAACGTTTCGAAAGAAGGATAGTTCTTATGAATTTTATAGCGTACGCTGCCTTTTCTCATAGACATGGCTTTCATGTCTACATTCATACTTCCAGTCGCTTTAATTTGCTTCTCAAAAGCAGCCGTAATAATAGAATCTGAAACATAAACTTCTCTGCTGTAAAATTTAGAACCTTTCTCCGAAATATCTAGATACATAAGTTCTGATTTTACGTCCGCTTTGTTGGTAGAATCCGTCACAAATTTATAATCATAGATAAATCTGTTCTGCGCCGAAAAGACTGCGGAAATCAATAAAAAAGTAAAAAGTAATTTTTTCATATGTAGATATTTATTGTTTTTTAGAGGTCATATGCAATCGCTGAATCTAAATTAGTGTTTTTGTTTACTACTAATGGCGATTTCATAGGTGTATTAATTTAAAAAATCCTTCAAGATTTTTAAACTTGAAGGATTTTAAGTTTTTTTATTTGGTTTGAATTCTTATTTCGCCTTCTTCTTTGCCATTATTCACGTTTTTATTTACGTTTACAGTAGCAATATCATTAGGATTTAATTTATCCATTTCTTCTTTGGTAGAAAGTTTACCATTGATATAATATTTAATCGATTTATCCGAGAAAACTTTCATTGATTTTAATCCTTCAACTTCACTATTTCTAGTGGCTAAATTATACTTTATTTTATCTGCGGAAACACTTACTCCTCCATCTTTTGGGACATTAGCATCTACAGTAATCAACCAAGGATTATTTT
Proteins encoded:
- the fsa gene encoding fructose-6-phosphate aldolase, with the protein product MKFFIDTANLDQIREAQDLGILDGVTTNPSLMAKEGISGAEAIKNHYKTICEIVDGDISAEVLSTTYEEMIKEGEELAAIHPNIVVKIPMIKDGIKALKYFTDKGIKTNCTLIFSAGQALLAAKAGATYVSPFLGRLDDVSTDGLALIEEIRIIFDNYDYKTEILAASIRHSMHIINCAKIGADVVTTPLAPILSLLKHPLTDNGLAQFIADSKKMM
- a CDS encoding GLPGLI family protein; translation: MKKLLFTFLLISAVFSAQNRFIYDYKFVTDSTNKADVKSELMYLDISEKGSKFYSREVYVSDSIITAAFEKQIKATGSMNVDMKAMSMRKGSVRYKIHKNYPSFETFSLTRSGMDAYKVWDKRKIQWKILPEKQKIGEFEAQKAVTEFAGRKWTAWFTEELPFQDGPYKFRGLPGLIVKLEDATQSHVFELKAVGKYKEEIQKVSEFVGNDKYIEVNQEQYKKIFLEDRNDPAKSMKMAMANGAVLQFRDQNGNEISASEMIKRREQQVKENNKRDNNLLELDLLQ